One genomic region from Equus asinus isolate D_3611 breed Donkey chromosome 10, EquAss-T2T_v2, whole genome shotgun sequence encodes:
- the LRRC25 gene encoding leucine-rich repeat-containing protein 25 yields MGGALAWLLLLLLLLQDPGSQGLSCNVSSGGVDWTKAFTDTCLNFSGQGLSLPQNQFLQASSVAILDLSGNSLRELPLPFFTRLEKLKVLDVTRNPLERVDRALAERCDIDLKADCLCVLASWDEVRRDNCSQQPPLQCLHTDTGTWHNVSAFLEAGCPPGLARTTMGVLAASAGLFLGLAVAGSVLAWRLRRHRASSSQGLSKTWAAQDGPWPGSGRQPRYSSRGLSPEPSGAALRRPSTPDYENMFVGQPPAGHQWADHGAQPSEDGDFYMNYKGPDHASQPIYGNLQSLDWAPEEYVMAGR; encoded by the exons ATGGGGGGCGCCCTGGCgtggctgctgctgttgctgctgctgctgcaggatCCAGGCAGCCAGGGACTGTCCTGCAACGTGTCCTCCGGCGGCGTGGACTGGACCAAGGCATTCACAGACACATGCCTGAACTTCAGTGGCCAAGGCCTGAGCCTGCCCCAGAACCAGTTTCTGCAGGCCAGCAGTGTGGCCATCCTCGACCTGTCTGGGAACAGCCTTCGAGAGCTCCCGCTGCCGTTCTTCACCCGCCTGGAGAAGCTGAAGGTCCTGGATGTAACCCGCAACCCACTAGAACGTGTGGACAGGGCACTGGCCGAGCGCTGTGACATTGACCTGAAGGCTGACTGTCTCTGTGTGCTAGCATCCTGGGACGAGGTCCGGCGAGACAACTGCTCCCAGCAGCCCCCTCTGCAGTGCCTGCACACAGACACCGGCACCTGGCACAACGTCTCTGCCTTCCTGGAGGCCGGCTGCCCCCCTGGCCTGGCCCGGACCACCATGGGGGTGCTGGCAGCCAGTGCAGGCCTGTTCCTTGGGCTCGCCGTTGCTGGCTCAGTGCTGGCCTGGAGACTCCGGAGACACCGGGCATCCAGTAGCCAGGGTCTGAGCAAAACGTGGGCTGCTCAGGATGGTCCCTGGCCCGGCTCCGGCCGGCAGCCGAGGTACAGTAGCCGAGGCCTCAGCCCTGAGCCCTCGGGGGCCGCCCTGCGCAGGCCCTCCACACCTGACTATGAGAACATGTTCGTGGGCCAGCCGCCCGCAGGGCACCAGTGGGCCGACCACGG GGCTCAGCCTTCCGAGGACGGTGACTTCTACATGAACTACAAGGGCCCTGACCATGCCTCCCAGCCTATCTACGGCAACCTGCAGTCGCTGGACTGGGCCCCGGAGGAGTACGTGATGGCTGGGCGCTGA